The window CGCTGATTTCGTGGCGCTTCTGGCGCAATGCGATCTCGCGCAGCTTGGCTTCCGCCGCGGCCTGCCGATCGGGCGACGCGATCGCCTCCTGATATTTCGAGAGCGCGTCCTTGTCGCGGCCGAGCGCCTCATCGAGCCAGCCGCTCAGCAGCAGGGTTGCCGGTTTCATCTCCGGCGGAATGCCGACCAGTTCCAGTTCGCTGCCTCGCGGGGACGCGCCGGCGTAGTCCTTGACTTCGAGCGAGGCGCGCAGCGCCTGCGAGAGCGCGATGCGCTGCAGGTCCGCCGGCAGCGACGCGATGGCGAGTTCGGCGTTCTTGAATTTCTCGCGTGCCTCGACCCATTTCTCCTGCCTGGCGTAGGCCAGCGCCTTCCACAGCTCGGAGTCGTAGCCGGGCCCGAGCACCGGATTGGCGATGTCCTTCAAGGTCTGGCCGGGACGGCCCATCATGACATTGGCGACCGCATGGACGATCAGCGCAACCGGGTTTTCCTGGCCGACTTTCGAATCCGAGATCGCCAGATCGGCGACGCCCTTGGCTTCATGATACATGCCGCGCGCCATGTAGAAGCGCGCCAGATCCATCCGCGCTGTCGTCAGCGTATTGGCATCGGCCTGCGACGTGGCGTTGACGAGTTCGTCAAAACGATCCTTGAACGGCCCTTCCTGATCCTTGCGCCACTGGCCGACGTCGAAGATCGGGCGTGCCACCGACGACGCGCGCTGCGGCGCTGCGTCTGCCGCCGACAGCGTCAGACCGCCGGGCCGGCTCAGCACCACCTTGTCGATGTTGGTTTCGACTACGACCTCGTCGGAGTTGAGCTGGATCACCACGCCGTGGATCGACTCCAGCAGCGAGAACTCGACGAAGTCCTGCCGCCGGATGAAACCGCGCGGCGGCGGCAGCGCGGTGATCACATTCAGCGTATCGCCGGCATCGGGATCAACCAGACGATGCTTCAGGCCGGGCTTGCTGAGCGGTACCTGCACATTGGCATGGGAGGGGTCGGCGATATTGCGAACCGCCGAGAGCGGCTGCGACGGGGTCTGCCTGGTATCGGCGAGCATTACCGACCAGCTCTGCCCCGCGCCCGCCGGATCGCCCGGCGTCAATGACGCCAGTTGCGGCCGGTTGAGGCGCATGCGGATCGCCTGCCCCTTTTCCAGCTTGATGCTGCTGGCATCGGCGATGATCGATCCACCCTCGCGGCGGATCGGCGCCACATCGATCGGCTTCGCCGAGTCGATGACCAGCCACATGATGTCGCCGCGGCGAAACAGCGCCGCCGGCGTCGGCGAGGAAAATGCAAAACTCATCCGCAGGACGTCGCTGCTGCGCCTGACCTCGACCGGCATTCCCGCACTTTCAGCGGCAACGGAAGGCGGCGGATCGGCAGCAACGGGAGCCGCTTGAGGCGCGACAAGGACTGGCGCCGGCACTTCCTTGACGGGCGGCGCAGCCACCGCGGCCATTTCTGGTGCGGATGCCGGTTTCTGAACTGTCTCCGCTTTCGCGGGCTCCGCCTTTGCAAGCTCCGCCTTGGCAGGCTCAGCTTTGGCAGGCTCAGCTTTGGCAGGCTCAGCTTTGGCCGCCTCGACCTTCATCGCGGGTTCGGACTTCACCGCCACGTCGGCGATCTTGTCGGGCTTCGATTCCCGCGCGATCGACTCCGAAGTCGGCGGCGTGATCTCGCTGGAATGCGGCGCCGGCGCGACCTCGCTGACCGGCTTCTCGACCACCGGCGGTTTCGCTGCATCCGGCTTAGCGGCGACGGGCAATTTCGCCAGCGGCGATGGCTTGTCGTTCTGCTGGAAGCCGATATCGACCACGTAGTTCTTGTCTTCGCGGAACGAGTGCACATCGACATCGCCGATCAGCCCGATCTCGACCGCGGTCCGGTTGCCGTCCATCGCCTGCCCGATCGAGGCAATGTTCGGCGGCGCCGAAAGTTTGGCATCCGCCAGATCGAAAATCAGGCCGGCATTGAAAGTCAGCGCCATCGTCTTTTCATTCAGCACCGACGACACACCGACACCATCGGGTATCTCGAACACGAAGCGCACAAAGGTCGGCTGCACCGAGGCGCGAACCCGGATCGGCGGCCGCTGCTTGCCTTCCATCGCCGCGCGCTGCTGGCGCAAGGCGCGCTCGGCGGCCCGCGCGCGTTCGGACAATTCCTTGACGACGTCCTGGGGTAAACCGGGCGGCATTCCCTTCCAGCCGTCAGGCAGCAGATCGATGAAGATCCGCTCACCAGCCACCATCGAATTCACGGTGACCTTGCGCGACAGCGCCAGGCGAATGGCGGCCCCATCGGGATCGCGCCGCGCAGAGCCGATATAGTCAGGGGCCGCATCCGACAGGATATCGACGGGGACATCGACCGGCCGCTTGAAGCGAATGACGAGAATGGTGCCAGCCTGGGTCACCTCGGATTCAACGTCCTCGGCGAGTTTCACCACGATGCGGGCGTAACCGCCGGACACCGCCATTGTGGCGGCACCCTTGACGGCCTGTGCATGCGAGGGCGCAGTCAACACGACAGCAAACAGCGAGGCGGCTGCGATGAAGCCCGCGCAACGTCGAACAGCCCGCGTCCATCCGCGAGCTTGCGTCCAACATGCAACGGCAATGCGCGCCATTCCGAAGTGTCTTTCAGCCCATGATCGAACGGCGGCGAGCGCCCCGCCCCTGCGTTGAATCTAGATTCCGCGGTCTAAGGATTTGTTAATGAATTCCTTTAATTCCGGTTTGGCGACATCGGCTTGCCTTCGATCTTGGGCAGATCGGCCGCGGACGCAGACCGGTCGCCACCGCTGGCGCGCCGTGCGAGTTCGACGGTCAGCCGCTCGGCGGCTTCGGGTTGCATCAATCCCAGAATGTCTGACATCTTGCGCGGCGCGATCTGCGAGGCGATATCGAACAGCACCGGCATTTCCAGCCGGTCGAAAATCTTCGCGGCGTCCTTGGGCTTCATGCCCTCGTACATGGTGATGATGCCCTTGAAGCGGGCGGCGTCGGCCTCGCCTTTCTGGTCGGTCGCCGTCTTGATGCCGGCCTCGACACCTTTCAGTTCATCGACGCGGGATTCGATGCGCTTTTCGGCGGCCTTCAGCAGGCTTTCGCGAATATCTATTTCACGCGCGCGCGCTTCGAGCTCCTGGCGACGCGACTGCAGCCGCTCGAGGATCGCGCGTTCGGATGCCGACACCTGTGGAATGGGCTCCGCCGCAGGCGCCGCGTTCGGCTGCGCCATTTCCGGCGCCGCAACGACCGGCTTCGCCGGTTCTTCCTTCTTCGCGCTCACCGAGCCGGTGATATCGGTGTCCGACTGCTTGCCACCCGGGAAATTGAAGGTCTCCTGCGCCCACGACTTCTTGGCCGTTTGCGGCTGGTAGTCGAACACATAGCCGCCATCGATCACCAGGCCGGCGATCTTGAGCACGGCCAGGCCAAAGATCGCGACCAGCACGACAGGAATGACGCGAATGTCCCGGAAAGCGTTCATGCAGCGATGCCGTCAGGCCTCCTGCGCTCGGCAAACGCCTGCGCCGCAGCGGCGTTGGCCTTGGCGGCCGACACCCTCGGTGCGCCAGCGTCCGGCTCCGGATCGGTGAGCGGTCTTGCCGCAACCGCGATGCGTGACAGGCGCCGCAGCACGTTGTCGCTTTCGGCGAGCTGGCCTTTGAGTTGATCCGCCAATGCAGTCGCCGCGGCGATCTGGCTGCCGAGGTTCTCGTTGACGTCGCGCACGGTGTGCTTGAGCCCACCGATCGCACGCTCGGCGATTTCGGTGACGGTGATCAGTTCACCGATCGTCGCCTTCAGCGATTGCTCGTCCGCCTTCAGCCGCTTCAGGCGGGTATTAAGCAGCATGCAATAGGCGATCGTCAGCATGAGCAGGGCTGCAACCAGGCTTTCGATCACAATTCCAACTGAATGACTCATTGTGCCTCCATCAACTTGGTTTGCTCGTCGGCCTTCTCGAACATCGCGAAGGTGGTGTTGGGTTTACGCAACTGCTTGGTGACGCGAATGGCGACGCGGTCTCCGACCCGACCCATGCGGCCCTCGGTCAAGATGACGTCGCCACAGCGCACCTGCACCAGCGCGTCGGCACGCATGTCCAGCGGGAGGGTGTCGCCGACCTTCAGCAGCATCAGCTGCTTCAGCGGAATTTCGGATTCATAGAGCACGGCATCGACAGCGATCTGCGCCTGCGCGATTTCGGTGGCGAGATGGCTTTCCCAGATCGGGTCACGGCCGAATTTCTCGCCCATGAACATCTGCATCAGCACGGCGCGGATCGGCTCGATGGTCGCGTAGGGCAGCAGCAATTCGATATTGCCGCCGCGGTCTTCCATGTCGATATGCAGCCGCACCAGAATGGCGGCGTTGGCCGGCCGGCTGATCGCGGCGAAGCGCGGATTGGTCTCGAGCCGGTCGATGCTGAAGGTCACCGGCGACAGCGGCCGGAACGCCTGTTCGGCGTCGGTCAGCACGACCTCGATCAGACGCTTGACCAGATTGGTTTCAATGGTGGTGTAGGGCCGGCCTTCGATGCGCAGCGACGCCTCGCCACGGCGGCCGCCGAGCAGCACGTCGATCATCGAATAGATCAGGCTGGAATCGACGGTGGCGAGGCCGAAATTTTCCCACTCTTCCGCCTTGAAAACGCACAGCACGGCAGGAAGCGGAATCGAATTCATGTAGTCGCCAAACCGCACCGAGGTGATGCGATCGAGCGAGACCTCGACGTTGTCGGAGGTGAAATTGCGCAAGGACGTCGTCATCAACCGCACCAGCCGGTCGAAAACGATTTCGAGCATCGGCAGACGCTCGTAGGACACCATCGCCGAATCGATGATGGCGCGGATGCCGGAATTCTCATCGAGATTGACTTCGCCAAGGCTGAAACCGAGCAGGTTGTCGATTTCCTCCTGCGACAGGACGCGCTCGCCGCCGCCGTTCTTGCCGCCGCCCATATCGCGGCCGCCGTCATCGACCATGGCGGCCCATTGCTCGGCCATGGTCCCGGTAAGTTCGTTTTCGGCGGCAGCCTTCGCAGCCTCAACGGGATCCTCTGAATCCAGAGAAGCTTCCCATTCGGCTGCGATGGCGTCCTGATCAACCTGTTCGGCAGACATCGACTAAATCCATCTCCTCACTGAATGAGGATTTCCTTGAACAGAACGGCGGTGACCTGGCTCGGCGAAATCGCCGCGTTGACCCGGCGCGTTAGTTCTTCCTTGAGGCGGAACATGCCGACCGAGCCGTTGAGGTCAGTGGAGCGCAACTCGCGAAGATAGGTCTGGAACATGTCGGTGACCCGCGGCATCGCCGGCTTGATCTGCTCGACCAGCTTCTCGTCCTTGATCTCAAGCACGATCTTGGCCTTGAGATACTGCACGCGCTCGCCCGGTTGACCGGCGAGGTTGACGAGAATTTCCGGCACGTCGAGGAAGGACGGCAGCTTCGGCGGCGGCGCCTCGGCATGCACTTCTTCATGGCTGCGGAAGAAAAAGAACCAGGTGCCGGCGCCCGAGGCGAGTACCAGCACGGCAACCGCGATCGCCATCAGCTTGAACTTGCTCTTCGGTGCTGCCGACTCGCCCGCGCTCGGGACGCCATCTTCGGTGGAATCGTTATCTGCCATCGCCTGCCCGTCCGGGTTTGGGATGAGCTCGATGCTGCCAAGCAGGCTTTAAGACGCGATACAAATGCCGCCAGCGCCCAAGGCCCTGTTGATTGTGACGCTAGGTCGCAATGGTTAATGGAACCTTTCTTTTGGCGCACAGGTAGGAAAATTTTGCCGGACGAATATGGTCAACAAGACCTTTCTGCCGCCCTTTATCGCCCCCCGAAAATTCCCAAGCCTCTGAAAATCATCGTATTTTCGACTTGGCACGGCTTTCGCTACTTACTCTGCGAACCGCGGCTTGGGAGAGCTAGTGCGGTTCGCAGGATCCACGGTCGGCCTGGGAGGGCAGACCGCGGGAACTCAGGGGAGAATGACCGATGGAGAACGTAGGTCTCATCGGACTGTCGCGGCAAGTGACGCTGGAGCGACAGCTCGACGTCGTCGCGAACAATATCGCCAATATCAACACCAACGGCTTCAAGGCCGACAAGTCGATGTTCGAGGAATATCTGCGCACGGGCGCCCACGAAGACAACTTCGTCGGCCGAGACCGCCGCGTCAGCTTCGTGCAGGACCGCGCCACGCTGCACGATTTCGCGTCGGGCCCGACCGAGCAGACCAAGAACCCGCTGGACGTCGCCATCGACGGCAACGCCTTCCTGGTGGTGCAGACCCCGAACGGCCCGCGCTACACCCGCGACGGCAGCATGCAGATCAACGCGCAGGGCCAGCTGGTCACCAAATCGGGCAGCCCGGTGCTGGGCACCTCCGGCCCGATCGTATTCCAGCCCGGCGACAAGAACATCAACATTGCGGCCGACGGCAACATCACCGTGCTTGAAGGCGTCAACCGGGTCGACTCGGTACGCGGCAAGCTTAGCCTCGTCAGCTTCGCACAGGCGCAGCAGCTTCTGAAGGATGGCTCCAATCTGTACTCGGCGCCCGCCGGCGCCACTCCGCAGCCGACCACGACATCGAAGGTCAATCAGGGCTTCGTCGAAAAATCCAACGTCAATTCGGTGATGGAAATGACCCGGATGATCGACGTCACCCGCGCCTACACGCAGATCTCCGCGATGCTGCTGGCGCAGGGCGACTTGCGCAAATCCGCGATCGAAAAACTTGCCGACGTTCCGGCCTGAGGAGTTTAACCCATGCGCGCTCTTTACACTGCAGCGACCGGGATGGCGGCCCAGGAACTCAACGTCCAGGTCATCTCCAACAACATCGCGAACATGCGCACCACCGGCTACAAGAAGCAGACGGCGGCATTCCAGGATCTGATCTACGACCACGTGCGCCGGGTCGGCGCGCAGGCGTCGGACCAGGGCACGATCATTCCGGTCGGCGTCGATATCGGCGGTGGCGTCAAGACCGTCGGCACGCCGCGGCTGATGACCCAGGGCACGCTGTCGGCGACCGGCGGCGATCTCGATATCGCCGTGCGCGGCGAGGGCTTCTTCAAGATCCAGATGACGGACGGCACCTTCACCTATACGCGCGACGGTTCGTTCACCACCGACTCGCAGGGCCGCATCGTGACCTCGGCGGGCAATCCGGTGCAGCCGACTATCACGGTGCCGAGCGCCTCGTCGGGCCTCACCATCAACGCCCAGGGCCAGGTCTCGGTCACGGTGCCCGGCTCGACCACTCCGACCGTTCTCGGACAGATCGGCCTGACGCGCTTCATCAACAAGGCCGGCCTGCAGCCGATCGGCGACAACTTGTTCACCGACACGCCCGCGTCGGGCGCGCCGCAGGACGGCGTCGCCAATGCCGACGGCTTCGGCGACATGCAGCAGCGCAACCTGGAACAGGCCAACGTCGAAGTGGTGTCGGAAATTTCCGACCTGATCGCCGCGCAGCGTGCCTACGAGATGAACGCCAAGGTGATCAGTGCCGCCGACCAGATGCTGCAGTCCACTTCCGCCATGTTCCGCTGAGGGAGCTGATCGTGACCACAACACTCCGTTCGCTTCTCCTCGCGACCGCCCTGCTCGCCACGGCCACTGCGGCGCTCGGCCAGACCCGCGACGACGTCATCGCCTCGCCGGTGCTGCGTCCCAATGTCACCGTCACCAACGACGTGGTGCGGATCGGCGACGTCATCGACAATGCTGGCCCGGCCGCGCAGATCGCAATCTACCGCGCGCCCGATCTCGGCACTGTCGGCACGTTGTCGACCGTGAAAATCATCGCGGCGCTGCGCGCGCACCAGGTGATCGGCGTCGATACGCGAAACATCCAGGACGTCACCATCACCCGGCTGTCGCGTAGCCTCGACAGCAAGGATATCGAAAACCAGGTAGCGCAGGCACTGGAGCGTCGAAATGGCCTCGGCGACGCCGCCAATCTCAGCCTCACCTTCGACCGTGACGTCCCAAGCCTGCAACTCGATGCGTCCAACAGCGGCGCACTGGAGCCGGTGTCGGCGCGGTTCGATTCGCGCAGCGGCCGTTTCGACGTGACGTTCTCGATCGGCAACGACTCCAACGCGCCCGCTACCAAGTTGCGCTTCACCGGCACCGCAGTCGAGACCGTGGAAGCCGCCGTGCTGGCCCGCGGCGTCGACAGCAAGGAAGTGCTGAAATCCTCCGATGTGATTGTCGAGCGGCGTCCGAAGGCCGAAGTCGGCAACGACGTCGCCAGCCGCGACCGCGCGGTCGGCATGCAGGCTCGACGCCAGTTGCGCGCCGGACAGGCGTTGCGCGTCTCCGATCTTGCGAAGCCGGATCTGGTGGTGCGCGATCAGGCCGTCACGCTGGTCTACGAATCCGCCGGGCTTTACCTCACCATTCGCGGCAAGGCGATGGAAGGCGGCACCGAAGGCGACGTTGTCAACGTGCTCAACCTGCAATCGAAGCGCACCGTCTCCGGCGTCGTGGTCGGTCGCGGCCAGGTCGCGGTCTCGGTTCCTGCGCCACGGCTGCCGCCGGCCAGCGAGACCCCCGCTCCAGCCAAGACCTCCGAGGCCACCGCACCGGTCGCGGTCGCCACCAACGAACCTGCGTCTGTTTCCCGAAAAGCTGAGTAATGCTGATGTTCAAGTACAATCGTCCCCTGCTCACCGCCGCGTTGCTGGCGACCGGATTCATGGCCGGCGGCTGCTCGTCGATCGAGCGGCTCTCGGCCATCGGCGAAAAGCCGGCGCTGACTGCGATCGAAAATCCGACCACGCAGGCCGGCTACAAGCCGGTGCAAATGCCGATGCCGAAGCCGGAGGTGGCGTCCTACAACGCCAACTCGCTGTGGCGCAGCGGATCGCGGGCGTTCTTCAAGGACCAGCGCGCGCATCAGATCGGCGACATTCTCACCGTCACCGTCAACTTCACCGACAAGGCCAACATCGCCAACGAGACCCAGCGCAGCCGCACCAACAAGGAAGATTCCGGCATTACCGATTTCATCGGCAGCAAAACGATCACGAATCCCGCGACCAGCGTTTTGCCGGGCCGCATCCTGACCGCCGACGGCTCCTCGTCCAGCGATGGCAAGGGCTCGGTGGCGCGCCAGGAAAACCTGCAGACCAGCGTCGCCGCGGTGGTCACGCAATTGCTGCCGAACGGCAACCTCGTGGTCGAGGGCAAACAGGAAATCCGCGTCAATTACGAAATTCGCGAGCTGATCGTCGCCGGCATCGTGCGCCCGGAAGACATCCAGAGCGACAACACCATCGACAGCGCCAAGATCGCGCAAGCCCGTATCGCCTACGGCGGCCGCGGTCAGATCACCGACGTACAGCAACCGCGCTACGGCCAGCAGGTCATGGACGTGCTGCTGCCCTTCTAAGGTTTTCAGAGCTCCCACACTTCATTGCGAACCTAGGCGCAATGAAGTGTACCAACGCGGCCTTCCGTCAGCTCCCCTGACGGAAGGCCGTCGTCGTTTCAAATTGAAAGTCTGCAGGATGGGTGGAGCGAAGCGATATCCATCTTCAACGTCGACGGCCTGCGCGATGGGTATCGCTTCGCTCCACCCTTCCTGCGAAGTGCTTCAGCCGCTGAAATCCACCGCGACGCTGCCGAGTCCCGACAGCTCCATCACCACCGCATCGCCGGCATTCAACCACACCGTCTGCACCAGGCTTCCGGTCAGCACGATTTCGCCCGCGCGCAATGTCTTTCCATCGGCCGCGAGGTGATTGGCAAGCCAGGCCAGCGCGTTGTGCGGATGGCCGAGCACGTCGGCGCCGCTGCCGCGCGCGACTTCGTTGTCGTTGATAATGGCGCGGCCGACCACCGCCAGCAGGTCCGGCGCGTCCGCGCGGGCGACAGGCGCGCCCAGCACGCAACCCGCCGCGAAGAAATCATCGGCGACCAAAGTCGGTGCACCGATGCTGCGCCAGTCCTCATATCGATCATCGACAATCTCGATCGCGGGGAGATAGGCCTCGATCGCCGACGCGACGGTCTCGGCCGTGAACGGCGCATCGGATGCGGGGAGATCGCGGCCGAGCCGCACCGCGATCTCGCATTCGACGCCGACGCGGACATAGTCGCCGTGGCGCAGCGAGACACCGCTGGCATGAACGCCCCTGGCGAACACGCCGCCGCTGCAGGGATGCGGGATGCCGAGATATTGCTGCATCACCGCGCTGGTGCAGCCGATCTTCCAGCCGACACGCGGCCCGAAATTCGCCGACAGCAGCGCGTGAACGGCATCCTGGATTCGATAGCCTTCGGCTTCATCCCACGGTGCATGGGCGGAGAACGACTGCAACCGCGTCCGGTTGAGGCGGACGGAAGCGAGCACTTCGGCTATCGCGAGAGTCTTTTCCATCGGCGGCAGCCTTCAGCTGATAACTGAACTCACCTATCGACGATTCGACTCCAGCCTTGGCTGCAGCCGAACCGGTCCGCCCTACTCGTCCCGATAAACCTTCTCGCGCTTCTCGTGGCGCTCCTGGGCTTCGACCGAGAGCGTCGCGATCGGGCGGGCTTCCAGCCGCTTCAGCGAGATCGGCTCGCCGGTCTCCTCGCAATAGCCGTAGGTGTTGTCGTCAATGCGCTGCATCGCAGCGTCGATCTTGGAGATCAGCTTGCGCTGCCGGTCACGTGCGCGCAGTTCGATGGCGCGATCGGTTTCCGACGAAGCGCGATCCGCGAGGTCGGGGTGATTGACGTTCTCTTCCTGCAGGGTCTGCAAGGTGATGCGGGATTCGCGTAAAATCTCTTCCTTCCAGGCCAGCAGCTTCGCGCGAAAATAGTCGCGCTGGCGGTCGTTCATGAAAGGCTCTTTTTCGGAGGGTCGATAGCTTTTCAACTTGTCCAAGGCCAATCCATCTGTCCGTGCAAGGCGCCGGAAATGACCGGCCGCGCCGCAGCTTATATAGCGGCGCCATGTGACAGACAATATCGACCGCAGGCCCAAACTACCGCCCACCACAGGGTTTCCGTGCCGGAACCTGCACGGGGGGCGTAGCGTGACACCAATCGACTTAGACTTTGGTCAGGGGGTGATCAGGCTTGCGCCAAACCTTGGCCGGCCTTGGCGAGTTCAACTTCGACCCGCAGCTCGATCTCCGACAGCACCGCATCGAGGCCGGGATCGCCGGACGAGGACTTCAGATCGGCCGCCGCAGCCCGCAGCCGCGCCACCGTGGAAGCGTCGAACGAGCCGACGAGCAGCCCGAGCTTGAGCTCGTCCAGCACGTCCAGTGCGCCGCGGCCCCGCTGCACCGAGCGCTTGCGCCGTTCGGTGGCATCCTCGACGCCCTGCATGGCCAGCAGCGCATCGAGGCTGGCGGCCGCCCTCGGCGCCATGGCGGGTCGGGTTTCGGAAGTCGCCGCGGTATCCGGCAGCGAGAAGCCGGTCGAACTGGCCCGCTTCGTGCTCGACGACGGGGAGCCCAGTGTGGTGCCGTTCGGTCCATAAATGCGCATCGACGTATCCAGCGAAGGTAATGGCCGGAGCCTGGCCGGGGGCGCCCGCCGCTCGACGACCAGCATCGATTCTGTAAACGGAACCCCGCCAGCAAAGGTGGTCCCTTATGGTTAATCAATCGTGAATGACCCGGCAAAAACTGCCGTGAGCGGCAGTTTCGCCATTGCGCATGTCGCCCCCCGCTCGCTGCGAATTTCAAAAAAATAAGTATTATCAATATATTACGGCATTAACCATGGCTGGCACGGCGCTCGCATAGCTATGGCTGGATCATCGTCATGGGAGTGATGCGTGGTCCAGCCAATACCTCAGCGGGGAGCAGAGGATGTCTAGCCTACCTTCGGTCAGATCCTGTCAGGCGGCCTGTGCGGCGCTCGTTGCGCTGCTGCTGTCCGTTGCGTCCGCAGAGGCGACGTCGCGGATCAAGGATCTCGCCAATATCGAAGGCGTGCGGCAGAATCAGCTGATCGGCTACGGCCTCGTCGTCGGCCTCAACGGCACCGGCGACACCCTGAACAACATTCCCTTCACCAAGCAATCGCTGCAGGCGATGCTGGAACGCATGGGCGTCAACATCCGCGGCGCCACCATCCGCACCGGCAACGTCGCCGCCGTCATGGTCACCGGCAACCTGCCCGCCTTCGGCACCCAGGGCACCCGGATGGACGTCACCGTCTCTGCGCTCGGCGACGCCAA is drawn from Nitrobacteraceae bacterium AZCC 2146 and contains these coding sequences:
- a CDS encoding flagellar FliL protein (product_source=KO:K02415; cog=COG1580; ko=KO:K02415; pfam=PF03748; transmembrane_helix_parts=Outside_1_27,TMhelix_28_47,Inside_48_163), with the protein product MADNDSTEDGVPSAGESAAPKSKFKLMAIAVAVLVLASGAGTWFFFFRSHEEVHAEAPPPKLPSFLDVPEILVNLAGQPGERVQYLKAKIVLEIKDEKLVEQIKPAMPRVTDMFQTYLRELRSTDLNGSVGMFRLKEELTRRVNAAISPSQVTAVLFKEILIQ
- a CDS encoding flagellar basal-body rod protein FlgF (product_source=KO:K02391; cog=COG4786; ko=KO:K02391; pfam=PF00460,PF06429; tigrfam=TIGR02490), yielding MENVGLIGLSRQVTLERQLDVVANNIANINTNGFKADKSMFEEYLRTGAHEDNFVGRDRRVSFVQDRATLHDFASGPTEQTKNPLDVAIDGNAFLVVQTPNGPRYTRDGSMQINAQGQLVTKSGSPVLGTSGPIVFQPGDKNINIAADGNITVLEGVNRVDSVRGKLSLVSFAQAQQLLKDGSNLYSAPAGATPQPTTTSKVNQGFVEKSNVNSVMEMTRMIDVTRAYTQISAMLLAQGDLRKSAIEKLADVPA
- a CDS encoding flagellar motility protein MotE (MotC chaperone) (product_source=COG3334; cog=COG3334; superfamily=46589; transmembrane_helix_parts=Inside_1_6,TMhelix_7_29,Outside_30_255), with amino-acid sequence MNAFRDIRVIPVVLVAIFGLAVLKIAGLVIDGGYVFDYQPQTAKKSWAQETFNFPGGKQSDTDITGSVSAKKEEPAKPVVAAPEMAQPNAAPAAEPIPQVSASERAILERLQSRRQELEARAREIDIRESLLKAAEKRIESRVDELKGVEAGIKTATDQKGEADAARFKGIITMYEGMKPKDAAKIFDRLEMPVLFDIASQIAPRKMSDILGLMQPEAAERLTVELARRASGGDRSASAADLPKIEGKPMSPNRN
- a CDS encoding tetratricopeptide (TPR) repeat protein (product_source=COG0457; cog=COG0457; smart=SM00028; superfamily=48452) — its product is MLTAPSHAQAVKGAATMAVSGGYARIVVKLAEDVESEVTQAGTILVIRFKRPVDVPVDILSDAAPDYIGSARRDPDGAAIRLALSRKVTVNSMVAGERIFIDLLPDGWKGMPPGLPQDVVKELSERARAAERALRQQRAAMEGKQRPPIRVRASVQPTFVRFVFEIPDGVGVSSVLNEKTMALTFNAGLIFDLADAKLSAPPNIASIGQAMDGNRTAVEIGLIGDVDVHSFREDKNYVVDIGFQQNDKPSPLAKLPVAAKPDAAKPPVVEKPVSEVAPAPHSSEITPPTSESIARESKPDKIADVAVKSEPAMKVEAAKAEPAKAEPAKAEPAKAELAKAEPAKAETVQKPASAPEMAAVAAPPVKEVPAPVLVAPQAAPVAADPPPSVAAESAGMPVEVRRSSDVLRMSFAFSSPTPAALFRRGDIMWLVIDSAKPIDVAPIRREGGSIIADASSIKLEKGQAIRMRLNRPQLASLTPGDPAGAGQSWSVMLADTRQTPSQPLSAVRNIADPSHANVQVPLSKPGLKHRLVDPDAGDTLNVITALPPPRGFIRRQDFVEFSLLESIHGVVIQLNSDEVVVETNIDKVVLSRPGGLTLSAADAAPQRASSVARPIFDVGQWRKDQEGPFKDRFDELVNATSQADANTLTTARMDLARFYMARGMYHEAKGVADLAISDSKVGQENPVALIVHAVANVMMGRPGQTLKDIANPVLGPGYDSELWKALAYARQEKWVEAREKFKNAELAIASLPADLQRIALSQALRASLEVKDYAGASPRGSELELVGIPPEMKPATLLLSGWLDEALGRDKDALSKYQEAIASPDRQAAAEAKLREIALRQKRHEISDEDALRDLEILAVMWRGDGLEVQTLQILSRMYSELGRYNESLAAARRATERQANSEAARQVQDEAQALFSQIFLSAKGDNLPPVDALAMFYEYRELTPIGRRGDEMIRRLADRLVAVDLLDQAAELLQYQVDHRLEGAARAQVAARLSMVYLMSRKPERAIAALRTTRIADLAGELRQQRLLLEARAQSDIGRRDLALDIISNIGGREAIRLRSDIYWSARRWREASEQIELYYGDRWRDFTPLTSAEKSDVIRAVVGYALAEDALGLARFRDKYAPLMAGGADKIAFDTASKPASGNNSEFAAIAKMAASVDTLDGFLREMKVRFPESSAKAVVPGVSADPTPTGSLPPIVNVRKIEMTR
- a CDS encoding hypothetical protein (product_source=Hypo-rule applied; cath_funfam=1.10.10.10; pfam=PF20072; superfamily=57997; transmembrane_helix_parts=Outside_1_4,TMhelix_5_27,Inside_28_147): MSHSVGIVIESLVAALLMLTIAYCMLLNTRLKRLKADEQSLKATIGELITVTEIAERAIGGLKHTVRDVNENLGSQIAAATALADQLKGQLAESDNVLRRLSRIAVAARPLTDPEPDAGAPRVSAAKANAAAAQAFAERRRPDGIAA
- a CDS encoding flagellar motor switch protein FliM (product_source=KO:K02416; cath_funfam=2.30.330.10,3.40.1550.10; cog=COG1868; ko=KO:K02416; pfam=PF01052,PF02154; superfamily=101801,103039; tigrfam=TIGR01397), with amino-acid sequence MSAEQVDQDAIAAEWEASLDSEDPVEAAKAAAENELTGTMAEQWAAMVDDGGRDMGGGKNGGGERVLSQEEIDNLLGFSLGEVNLDENSGIRAIIDSAMVSYERLPMLEIVFDRLVRLMTTSLRNFTSDNVEVSLDRITSVRFGDYMNSIPLPAVLCVFKAEEWENFGLATVDSSLIYSMIDVLLGGRRGEASLRIEGRPYTTIETNLVKRLIEVVLTDAEQAFRPLSPVTFSIDRLETNPRFAAISRPANAAILVRLHIDMEDRGGNIELLLPYATIEPIRAVLMQMFMGEKFGRDPIWESHLATEIAQAQIAVDAVLYESEIPLKQLMLLKVGDTLPLDMRADALVQVRCGDVILTEGRMGRVGDRVAIRVTKQLRKPNTTFAMFEKADEQTKLMEAQ